The following coding sequences lie in one Metopolophium dirhodum isolate CAU chromosome 5, ASM1992520v1, whole genome shotgun sequence genomic window:
- the LOC132944836 gene encoding zinc finger HIT domain-containing protein 2 isoform X1, with protein sequence MNTDTLCKFCTGNQSKYVCPKCGAPYCSLTCYKSSIHLECTEQFYKECIQEELDVQDSDDVGKKEMIDILKRVYGENEDSESDSDDEEFTDINDRLNGIDLNDAEVVWSYLTDSEKAEFEHLVKSGDISKILPQFTPWWCLPIEKQIVTEVGENMNDSEFPHLITNIPKLSILSKKSPSDCIQWNLVNMITPYVFLIRYYNGKHKSYLSEFINGLYNLSKNLCLNQNFESYDIAVKSVELCIQEHEMFKGFQEGFILINNDLETIFSNGLDSNCNYNIKLALSDIHNLLTMYKNEQKNMSLKKTEQGEFNRKFPDAKATYLILVDIKKVRLLLKKIEYFLSWVDESKL encoded by the exons atgaatacagATACTCTTTGTAAGTT ttgtaCAGGGAATCAAAGCAAATATGTTTGTCCAAAATGTGGAGCACCTTATTGTTCCTTAACATGTTACAAATCGTCGATTCATTTAGAGTGTACAGAACAATTTTACAAAGAATGCATTCAAGAAGAATTAGATGTTCAAGATTCGGATGATGTAGGCAAGAAAGAAATGATAGACATTCTTAAACGAGTGTATGGGGAAAATGAAGATTCcg AAAGTGATTCAGATGATGAAGAATTCACAGATATAAATGACCGATTGAATGGGATTGATCTAAATGATGCTGAGGTAGTTTGGAGTTATTTAACCGATTCAGAAAAAGCAGAATTTGAACATCTTGTTAAGTCTGGTGATATCTCTAAAATTCTACCTCAGTTTACTCCTTGGTGGTGTTTACC gattgaaaaacaaatagtaaCTGAAGTTGGTGAAAATATGAATGATAGTGAGTTTCCACATTTAATAACAAACATTCCAAAATTATCCATACTTTCA aaaaaatctCCATCAGATTGCATTCAATGGAATTTAGTTAATATGATTACTCCATATGTGTTTTTGATACGGTATTATAACGGaaaacataaatcatatttatcaGAATTTATCAATGGACTTtataatttgtcaaaaaatctATGTCTTAATCAGAATTTTGAATCTTATGACATAGCGGTCAAATCTGTCGAGCTTTGTATTCAagag caTGAAATGTTCAAAGGTTTTCAAGAAggttttattcttataaataacGACTTGGAAACAATATTTAGTAATGGTTTGGATTCCAACTGCAATTATAACATAAAGTTAGCTTTATCTGATATACATAATTTACtgacaatgtataaaaatgagcaaaaaaatatgtcattga AAAAAACAGAACAAGGAGAATTTAATAGAAAGTTTCCTGATGCTAAGGCCACTTATTTGATTCTTGTAGACATTAAGAAAGTACGTTTGTTATTGAAAaagattgaatattttttatcttggGTGGATGAAagtaaattataa
- the LOC132944836 gene encoding uncharacterized protein LOC132944836 isoform X2, giving the protein MIDILKRVYGENEDSESDSDDEEFTDINDRLNGIDLNDAEVVWSYLTDSEKAEFEHLVKSGDISKILPQFTPWWCLPIEKQIVTEVGENMNDSEFPHLITNIPKLSILSKKSPSDCIQWNLVNMITPYVFLIRYYNGKHKSYLSEFINGLYNLSKNLCLNQNFESYDIAVKSVELCIQEHEMFKGFQEGFILINNDLETIFSNGLDSNCNYNIKLALSDIHNLLTMYKNEQKNMSLKKTEQGEFNRKFPDAKATYLILVDIKKVRLLLKKIEYFLSWVDESKL; this is encoded by the exons ATGATAGACATTCTTAAACGAGTGTATGGGGAAAATGAAGATTCcg AAAGTGATTCAGATGATGAAGAATTCACAGATATAAATGACCGATTGAATGGGATTGATCTAAATGATGCTGAGGTAGTTTGGAGTTATTTAACCGATTCAGAAAAAGCAGAATTTGAACATCTTGTTAAGTCTGGTGATATCTCTAAAATTCTACCTCAGTTTACTCCTTGGTGGTGTTTACC gattgaaaaacaaatagtaaCTGAAGTTGGTGAAAATATGAATGATAGTGAGTTTCCACATTTAATAACAAACATTCCAAAATTATCCATACTTTCA aaaaaatctCCATCAGATTGCATTCAATGGAATTTAGTTAATATGATTACTCCATATGTGTTTTTGATACGGTATTATAACGGaaaacataaatcatatttatcaGAATTTATCAATGGACTTtataatttgtcaaaaaatctATGTCTTAATCAGAATTTTGAATCTTATGACATAGCGGTCAAATCTGTCGAGCTTTGTATTCAagag caTGAAATGTTCAAAGGTTTTCAAGAAggttttattcttataaataacGACTTGGAAACAATATTTAGTAATGGTTTGGATTCCAACTGCAATTATAACATAAAGTTAGCTTTATCTGATATACATAATTTACtgacaatgtataaaaatgagcaaaaaaatatgtcattga AAAAAACAGAACAAGGAGAATTTAATAGAAAGTTTCCTGATGCTAAGGCCACTTATTTGATTCTTGTAGACATTAAGAAAGTACGTTTGTTATTGAAAaagattgaatattttttatcttggGTGGATGAAagtaaattataa
- the LOC132945974 gene encoding heterogeneous nuclear ribonucleoprotein 87F-like, whose translation MGSDEPEQYRKLFIGGLNYTTTNDSLKEFFEQWGEIVDVVVMKDPQTKRSRGFGFITYSQSSMVDQAMSNRPHKIDGREVETKRAVPRDDIDKPDIAATVKKMFVSGIKEQSENDLLEYFGKFGNITNVTIVTDKDSGQRKGFGFIEYDDTDSVDKAVLIKSHQVAGGKLDVKKAISRSDGAGGGRGGRGGRGGGGGGGGNRSSWGGNPRNEQWGGHHNRSNGGGGGYGNSGMGGGYGSGGGGGGYGGSAGGYNSNSGGAWQGGGGAPQSWGNNNPAWGNQGGGGDSWGGSQQPSNNWGPNQSYGGGGGGPMRSNYTSNNRTTPYGNPGRAGNVNAGNAGYGQNPGRRY comes from the exons ATGGGATCTGAC GAACCAGAACAATACAGAAAATTATTCATTGGTGGTTTAAACTACACCACAACCAATGATTCACTCAAAGAATTTTTTGAGCAATGGGGTGAAATTGTGGATGTTGTTGTCATGAAAGACCCTCAAACCAAAAG ATCTAGAGGATTTGGGTTTATTACATATTCTCAATCATCTATGGTTGATCAAGCCATGTCAAATAGGCCTCATAAAATTGATGGTCGTGAAGTGGAAACTAAACGAGCTGTACCGCGTGAC GATATTGATAAACCGGACATTGCAGctactgttaaaaaaatgtttgtttctgGTATAAAAGAACAATCAGAAAATGATCTTCTAGAGTATTTTGGAAAATTCGGCAATATCACTAATGTAACAATAGTAACTGATAAAGATTCTGGTCAAAGAAAAGGATTTGGATTTATTGAGTATGATGATACCGATTCAGTTGACAAAGCTGTTT TGATAAAAAGTCACCAAGTTGCTGGAGGAAAATTGGATGTGAAAAAAGCTATTAGTCGTAGTGATGGCGCTGGTGGCGGCAGAGGTGGCCGTGGTGGTCGTGGCGGTGGTGGAGGAGGCGGTGGTAATAGAAGTAGCTGGGGAGGAAATCCGCGAAACGAACAATGGGGAGGACATCATAAca GATCAAATGGCGGTGGTGGAGGATATGGAAATTCTGGAATGGGAGGAGGATATGGCTCTGGCGGAGGCGGTGGTGGGTATGGCGGTAGTGCAGGTGGGTACAATTCTAATTCTGGTGGAGCCTGGCAAGGCGGCGGTGGTGCTCCTCAAAGTTGGGGTAACAATAATCCAGCATGGGGCAACCAAGGAGGTGGCGGTGATAGTTGGGGAGGCTCACAACAACCTa GTAACAACTGGGGTCCAAATCAAAGTtatggcggtggtggtggtggcccGATGAGGTCAAATTATACCTCTAATAATCGTACTACACCTTATGGAAACCCAGGta gAGCTGGTAATGTAAATGCAGGTAATGCAGGCTATGGTCAAAATCCTGGTCGACGGTATTAA